A DNA window from Actinomycetota bacterium contains the following coding sequences:
- a CDS encoding VOC family protein — protein sequence MITRVSSVGVRAGDQDRAVDFYVGKLGFEKRRDEPMGMDGRWVELAPAGAETAVVPFTPGLVFACDDIQATFEELRGRGVEFTEPPTEQPWGRWAQFRDPDGNEHGLLERP from the coding sequence ATGATCACCAGGGTGAGCTCGGTCGGGGTCCGGGCCGGGGACCAGGACCGGGCGGTCGACTTCTACGTCGGCAAGCTCGGGTTCGAGAAACGACGCGACGAGCCGATGGGGATGGACGGCCGCTGGGTCGAGCTCGCCCCGGCCGGAGCCGAGACGGCGGTGGTGCCGTTCACGCCCGGGCTGGTGTTCGCCTGCGACGACATCCAGGCGACCTTCGAGGAGCTACGCGGGCGCGGGGTCGAGTTCACCGAGCCCCCGACCGAGCAGCCCTGGGGCCGCTGGGCCCAGTTCCGCGACCCCGACGGCAACGAGCACGGCCTGCTCGAGCGCCCCTGA
- a CDS encoding redoxin domain-containing protein, with the protein MAKLDQGAQAPTFTLPDQDGNPVSLDDFKGTKVLVYFYP; encoded by the coding sequence ATGGCCAAGCTCGACCAGGGCGCCCAGGCGCCGACGTTCACCCTGCCCGACCAGGACGGCAACCCGGTGTCGCTGGACGACTTCAAGGGCACCAAGGTGCTCGTCTACTTCTACCC